A window of Elgaria multicarinata webbii isolate HBS135686 ecotype San Diego chromosome 2, rElgMul1.1.pri, whole genome shotgun sequence contains these coding sequences:
- the RAB3GAP1 gene encoding rab3 GTPase-activating protein catalytic subunit isoform X2, which produces MAADSEPESEVFEITDFTTASEWERFISKVEEVLNDWKLIGISSGKPLEKGVYTTETWEEKSDEIAFADFRFSVSHHYLVQESSDKDAKEEPIEDALPVAMQDLLCMNNDFPPRAHCLVRWYGLREFLVIAPAANNDAVLSESKCNLLLSSVSIALGNTGCQVPVFVQIHHKWRRMYVGECQGPGVRTDFEMVHLRKVPSQYTHVSGLLDIFKSKIGCPLIPLPPINISIRLTYVLQDWQQYFWPQQPPDIDALVGGEVGGLEFGKLPFGACEDPITELHLATTWPHLTEGIIVDNDVYSDLDPVQAPQWSVRVRKADNPQCLLSDFVTEFFKLCRRKESTDEILGRSTFEEEGKDADISHALSKLTEPAPVPIHKLSVTNMVHSAKKKIRKHRGIDESPLNNEVLNTILLYLFPDAADKSTDGSEARSSTSAGSLPPPDNEDYNLYIQFKSAPSVSLTYKLALCLCMINFYHGGVKGVAHLWQEFVLEMRYRWENNFFIPGLTSGAPDLRCCLLHQKLQMLNCCIERKKARDEGRKVNNSNRCSGDTGKTIDLTGRDYPKDSDKEKGEVGKSWESWSDSEDEFFECLSDTEELKGNGQESGKKGATKEGSKETLALKPEGRLHQHGNLTLLHPGDPLYVPITQEPAPMTEDLLEEQSEVLAKLGTSAEGAHLRARMQSACLLSDMESFKAANPGCCLEDFVRWYSPRDYIEEETVDEKGDVVIKGELSARMKIPSNMWVEAWETAKPIPARRQRRLFDDTREAEKVLHYLAVQKPADLARHLLPCVIHAAVLKVKEEESLEDISSVKKIIKQTITHSSKVLRFPNPEDKKLEEIIGQIMSVEATIARARSLKAKFGIEKCEKEEERKDLERFVNSFLEQPEVSVIGAGRGPAGTIIHKLFVSAQRVATMMPLDEDLKRSGSMDEKRLNSGTVADFPPPAGREVILRTTIPRPAPYSKSLPQRMYSVLTKEDFRLAGAFSSDTTFF; this is translated from the exons ATGGCGGCTGACAGTGAG CCTGAGTCCGAAGTGTTCGAAATCACAGATTTCACCACCGCCTCCGAGTGGGAGAG ATTTATTTCCAAAGTTGAAGAGGTTTTGAATGACTGGAAGCTTATTGGCATTTCTTCAGGAAAACCTTTGGAAAAG GGCGTATATACCACTGAAACATGGGAGGAGAAGTCAGATGAAATCGCTTTTGCTGATTTTCGATTCTCGGTGTCACATCATTATCTTGTACAAGAATCAAGTGACAAAGATGCAAAAGAGGAACCAATAGAAG ATGCCCTTCCAGTTGCCATGCAAGATCTTCTGTGTATGAACAATGATTTTCCACCTAGAGCTCATTGTCTAGTAAGATG GTATGGTTTGCGTGAATTTCTAGTCATTGCACCTGCAGCAAATAATGATGCAGTTCTTAGTGAATCCAAATGTAATCTCCTTTTGAGTTCAGTTTCTATTGCATTGGGGAACACAGGCTG CCAAGTACctgtatttgtgcaaattcatcacAAATGGCGAAGAATGTATGTTGGAGAATGTCAAGGGCCTGGAGTCAGAACAGACTTTGAAATGGTTCATCTTCGCAAAGTGCCCAGTCAGTATACCCATGTATCAGGACTGTTGGACATCTTCAAATCTAAGATT GGTTGCCCATTAATCCCATTACCTCCAATTAATATAAGTATTAGACTTACTTATGTACTTCAGGACTGGCAGCAATATTTCTGGCCTCAACAACCACCAG ATATAGATGCTTTAGTTGGCGGAGAAGTTGGAGGCCTAGAATTCGGAAAGTTGCCATTTGGTGCCTGTGAAGATCCTATCAC TGAACTCCATTTAGCAACTACGTGGCCTCATCTAACGGAGGGTATAATTGTAGACAATGATGTTTATTC agacttgGATCCTGTACAAGCACCTCAGTGGTCCGTGAGAGTCAGAAAAGCCGATAATCCACAGTGCTTATTGA GTGATTTTGTAACTGAATTTTTCAAACTCTGTCGTCGGAAAGAATCAACTGATGAGATTCTTGGAAGATCCACATTTGAAGAAGAGGGGAAAG atGCTGATATAAGCCATGCTTTGTCAAAGCTCACAGAACCAGCACCAGTCCCAATCCATAAACTCTCAGTGACAAATATGGTTCACTCTGCAAAGAAAAAGATTCGTAAACACAGAGGTATAGATGAATCACCATTAAATAACGAAGTCCTCAATACTATTCTCTTG TACTTatttcctgatgctgctgataAATCAACAGATGGATCTGAAGCCAGATCTAGTACTTCAGCAGGAAGCCTTCCTCCCCCAGACAATGAAGACTAT AATCTCTACATCCAATTCAAATCTGCTCCTTCAGTCAGTCTAACATATAAACTGGCCCTTTGCCTTTGTATGATCAACTTTTACCATGGTGGGGTCAAAGGAGTTGCACATCTCTGGCAGGAATTTGTCCTGGAAATGCGTTACAGATGGGAGAACAACTTCTTCATCCCAGG GTTAACCAGCGGTGCTCCAGACCTGAGATGTTGCTTACTGCACCAGAAACTCCAG ATGTTAAACTGTtgcattgaaagaaagaaagcaagagaTGAGGGGAGGAAAGTGAATAATTCCAATCGCTGTTCTGGTGACACTGGGAAAACGATTGACCTGACAGGTAGAGACTATCCAAAAGACAGTGATAAGGAAAAAGGAGAAGTAGGAAAATCTTGGGAATCCTGGAGTGACAGCGAAGACGAGTTTTTTGAATGCTTAAGTGACACAGAGGAACTTAAAGGAAATGGACAAGAAAGTGGGAAGAAAGGTGCTACAAAAGAAGGCAGCAAGGAAACCCTGGCATTAAAGCCAGAAGGTCGTCTGCATCAGCATGGCAACTTGACTTTGCTTCATCCTGGAGACCCTCTCTATGTTCCAATAACACAG GAACCAGCTCCTATGACTGAAGATCTACTAGAAGAACAATCTGAAGTGTTGGCTAAACTGGGAACATCAGCAGAAGGGGCCCATCTTAGGGCTCGCATGCAGAGTGCCTGCTTGCTCTCAGATATGGAATCTTTCAAG GCTGCTAACCCTGGTTGTTGTCTGGAGGACTTTGTAAGATGGTATTCACCTCGGGATTACATAGAAGAGGAAACTGTGGATGAAAAAGGGGATGTAGTCATCAAGGGTGAGCTGAGTGCCCGAATGAAGATTCCAAGTAATATGTGGGTTGAAGCATGGGAGACAGCAAAGCCGATTCCAGCAAGGAGGCAAAGACGACTCTTTGATGACACTCGTGAGGCAGAGAAG GTATTGCACTATTTAGCGGTTCAGAAACCAGCAGATCTTGCAAGGCATCTTCTGCCTTGCGTCATCCATGCAGCTGTACTCAAGGTAAAAGAAGAAG AATCActggaagacatttcttcagTAAAGAAGATAATTAAGCAGACAATCACGCATTCCAGTAAAGTTCTCCGGTTTCCAAACCCAGAAGACAAAAAATTAGAA GAAATCATCGGCCAGATTATGAGTGTGGAAGCCACCATTGCCCGGGCAAGATCACTGAAAGCAAAATTTGGGATAGAGAAATGTGAGAAAGAAGAAGAACGCAAAGACCTAGAAAG ATTTGTGAACTCTTTTCTGGAACAGCCAGAAGTATCGGTCATTGGTGCTGGGAGAGGGCCTGCTGGTACTATTATTCACAAGCTTTTTGTGAGTGCACAGAGG GTTGCTACAATGATGCCCCTTGATGAAGATCTAAAGAGATCTGGCTCTATGGATGAGAAACGGTTGAATTCTGGAACAGTTGCAGATTTCCCACCCCCAGCAGGGCGTGAAGTTATTTTACGCACAACTATTCCCCGACCTGCACCTTACTCTAAATCTCTGCCTCAGCGAATGTACAGTGTTCTTACAAAAGAGGATTTCCGGCTTGCTGGTGCCTTTTCATCTGACACAACGTTCTTCTGA
- the RAB3GAP1 gene encoding rab3 GTPase-activating protein catalytic subunit isoform X1, which yields MAADSEPESEVFEITDFTTASEWERFISKVEEVLNDWKLIGISSGKPLEKGVYTTETWEEKSDEIAFADFRFSVSHHYLVQESSDKDAKEEPIEDALPVAMQDLLCMNNDFPPRAHCLVRWYGLREFLVIAPAANNDAVLSESKCNLLLSSVSIALGNTGCQVPVFVQIHHKWRRMYVGECQGPGVRTDFEMVHLRKVPSQYTHVSGLLDIFKSKIGCPLIPLPPINISIRLTYVLQDWQQYFWPQQPPDIDALVGGEVGGLEFGKLPFGACEDPITELHLATTWPHLTEGIIVDNDVYSDLDPVQAPQWSVRVRKADNPQCLLSDFVTEFFKLCRRKESTDEILGRSTFEEEGKDADISHALSKLTEPAPVPIHKLSVTNMVHSAKKKIRKHRGIDESPLNNEVLNTILLYLFPDAADKSTDGSEARSSTSAGSLPPPDNEDYNLYIQFKSAPSVSLTYKLALCLCMINFYHGGVKGVAHLWQEFVLEMRYRWENNFFIPGLTSGAPDLRCCLLHQKLQMLNCCIERKKARDEGRKVNNSNRCSGDTGKTIDLTGRDYPKDSDKEKGEVGKSWESWSDSEDEFFECLSDTEELKGNGQESGKKGATKEGSKETLALKPEGRLHQHGNLTLLHPGDPLYVPITQEPAPMTEDLLEEQSEVLAKLGTSAEGAHLRARMQSACLLSDMESFKAANPGCCLEDFVRWYSPRDYIEEETVDEKGDVVIKGELSARMKIPSNMWVEAWETAKPIPARRQRRLFDDTREAEKVLHYLAVQKPADLARHLLPCVIHAAVLKVKEEESLEDISSVKKIIKQTITHSSKVLRFPNPEDKKLEEIIGQIMSVEATIARARSLKAKFGIEKCEKEEERKDLERFVNSFLEQPEVSVIGAGRGPAGTIIHKLFVSAQRLTESSEEVATMMPLDEDLKRSGSMDEKRLNSGTVADFPPPAGREVILRTTIPRPAPYSKSLPQRMYSVLTKEDFRLAGAFSSDTTFF from the exons ATGGCGGCTGACAGTGAG CCTGAGTCCGAAGTGTTCGAAATCACAGATTTCACCACCGCCTCCGAGTGGGAGAG ATTTATTTCCAAAGTTGAAGAGGTTTTGAATGACTGGAAGCTTATTGGCATTTCTTCAGGAAAACCTTTGGAAAAG GGCGTATATACCACTGAAACATGGGAGGAGAAGTCAGATGAAATCGCTTTTGCTGATTTTCGATTCTCGGTGTCACATCATTATCTTGTACAAGAATCAAGTGACAAAGATGCAAAAGAGGAACCAATAGAAG ATGCCCTTCCAGTTGCCATGCAAGATCTTCTGTGTATGAACAATGATTTTCCACCTAGAGCTCATTGTCTAGTAAGATG GTATGGTTTGCGTGAATTTCTAGTCATTGCACCTGCAGCAAATAATGATGCAGTTCTTAGTGAATCCAAATGTAATCTCCTTTTGAGTTCAGTTTCTATTGCATTGGGGAACACAGGCTG CCAAGTACctgtatttgtgcaaattcatcacAAATGGCGAAGAATGTATGTTGGAGAATGTCAAGGGCCTGGAGTCAGAACAGACTTTGAAATGGTTCATCTTCGCAAAGTGCCCAGTCAGTATACCCATGTATCAGGACTGTTGGACATCTTCAAATCTAAGATT GGTTGCCCATTAATCCCATTACCTCCAATTAATATAAGTATTAGACTTACTTATGTACTTCAGGACTGGCAGCAATATTTCTGGCCTCAACAACCACCAG ATATAGATGCTTTAGTTGGCGGAGAAGTTGGAGGCCTAGAATTCGGAAAGTTGCCATTTGGTGCCTGTGAAGATCCTATCAC TGAACTCCATTTAGCAACTACGTGGCCTCATCTAACGGAGGGTATAATTGTAGACAATGATGTTTATTC agacttgGATCCTGTACAAGCACCTCAGTGGTCCGTGAGAGTCAGAAAAGCCGATAATCCACAGTGCTTATTGA GTGATTTTGTAACTGAATTTTTCAAACTCTGTCGTCGGAAAGAATCAACTGATGAGATTCTTGGAAGATCCACATTTGAAGAAGAGGGGAAAG atGCTGATATAAGCCATGCTTTGTCAAAGCTCACAGAACCAGCACCAGTCCCAATCCATAAACTCTCAGTGACAAATATGGTTCACTCTGCAAAGAAAAAGATTCGTAAACACAGAGGTATAGATGAATCACCATTAAATAACGAAGTCCTCAATACTATTCTCTTG TACTTatttcctgatgctgctgataAATCAACAGATGGATCTGAAGCCAGATCTAGTACTTCAGCAGGAAGCCTTCCTCCCCCAGACAATGAAGACTAT AATCTCTACATCCAATTCAAATCTGCTCCTTCAGTCAGTCTAACATATAAACTGGCCCTTTGCCTTTGTATGATCAACTTTTACCATGGTGGGGTCAAAGGAGTTGCACATCTCTGGCAGGAATTTGTCCTGGAAATGCGTTACAGATGGGAGAACAACTTCTTCATCCCAGG GTTAACCAGCGGTGCTCCAGACCTGAGATGTTGCTTACTGCACCAGAAACTCCAG ATGTTAAACTGTtgcattgaaagaaagaaagcaagagaTGAGGGGAGGAAAGTGAATAATTCCAATCGCTGTTCTGGTGACACTGGGAAAACGATTGACCTGACAGGTAGAGACTATCCAAAAGACAGTGATAAGGAAAAAGGAGAAGTAGGAAAATCTTGGGAATCCTGGAGTGACAGCGAAGACGAGTTTTTTGAATGCTTAAGTGACACAGAGGAACTTAAAGGAAATGGACAAGAAAGTGGGAAGAAAGGTGCTACAAAAGAAGGCAGCAAGGAAACCCTGGCATTAAAGCCAGAAGGTCGTCTGCATCAGCATGGCAACTTGACTTTGCTTCATCCTGGAGACCCTCTCTATGTTCCAATAACACAG GAACCAGCTCCTATGACTGAAGATCTACTAGAAGAACAATCTGAAGTGTTGGCTAAACTGGGAACATCAGCAGAAGGGGCCCATCTTAGGGCTCGCATGCAGAGTGCCTGCTTGCTCTCAGATATGGAATCTTTCAAG GCTGCTAACCCTGGTTGTTGTCTGGAGGACTTTGTAAGATGGTATTCACCTCGGGATTACATAGAAGAGGAAACTGTGGATGAAAAAGGGGATGTAGTCATCAAGGGTGAGCTGAGTGCCCGAATGAAGATTCCAAGTAATATGTGGGTTGAAGCATGGGAGACAGCAAAGCCGATTCCAGCAAGGAGGCAAAGACGACTCTTTGATGACACTCGTGAGGCAGAGAAG GTATTGCACTATTTAGCGGTTCAGAAACCAGCAGATCTTGCAAGGCATCTTCTGCCTTGCGTCATCCATGCAGCTGTACTCAAGGTAAAAGAAGAAG AATCActggaagacatttcttcagTAAAGAAGATAATTAAGCAGACAATCACGCATTCCAGTAAAGTTCTCCGGTTTCCAAACCCAGAAGACAAAAAATTAGAA GAAATCATCGGCCAGATTATGAGTGTGGAAGCCACCATTGCCCGGGCAAGATCACTGAAAGCAAAATTTGGGATAGAGAAATGTGAGAAAGAAGAAGAACGCAAAGACCTAGAAAG ATTTGTGAACTCTTTTCTGGAACAGCCAGAAGTATCGGTCATTGGTGCTGGGAGAGGGCCTGCTGGTACTATTATTCACAAGCTTTTTGTGAGTGCACAGAGG CTGACTGAATCTTCTGAGGAG GTTGCTACAATGATGCCCCTTGATGAAGATCTAAAGAGATCTGGCTCTATGGATGAGAAACGGTTGAATTCTGGAACAGTTGCAGATTTCCCACCCCCAGCAGGGCGTGAAGTTATTTTACGCACAACTATTCCCCGACCTGCACCTTACTCTAAATCTCTGCCTCAGCGAATGTACAGTGTTCTTACAAAAGAGGATTTCCGGCTTGCTGGTGCCTTTTCATCTGACACAACGTTCTTCTGA